In Deinococcus maricopensis DSM 21211, the sequence TGCGGCGCAGCAGGGCGCGCACGCGCGCCACGAGTTCCGCGGCGCTGAACGGCTTGGTGAGGTAGTCGTCCGCGCCGCTTTCCAGGCCCTCCACGCGTTCCGCTTCGGCGGCGCGCGCGGTGAGCATCAGCACGGGGAGGCGGCGCAGGTCGCTGTCGCCGCGCAGGCGGCGCAGGAACGACAGGCCGCTCTCGCCGGGCAGCATCCAGTCGAGGACCAGCGCGTCGGCACTGGCAAGGGCGTCCAGCGCTGCGCCGGCCGTCTCGAACGCGGAGACGCGCAGCCCGGAACGCTCCAGGTGAAAGCGCAGCACATCGCGCACGGTATGTTCGTCTTCTATCACGACGATGTGGCTCATCAACCCTCATTCTTCGGGATGCGGTCAGGGGAGTGTCAGGGCCCCCTGACACTCCCCTCCGCACGCGCCGTCAGACGCGTCAGGTGACGCT encodes:
- a CDS encoding response regulator transcription factor gives rise to the protein MSHIVVIEDEHTVRDVLRFHLERSGLRVSAFETAGAALDALASADALVLDWMLPGESGLSFLRRLRGDSDLRRLPVLMLTARAAEAERVEGLESGADDYLTKPFSAAELVARVRALLRRTQTDAPNSIENGPLTIDVSAAEARLRGGRLNLTRREFDLLAFLALNRGRVYGRAELLDRVWGADFLGGERTVDQHVTQLRAHLGDDPQAPQFLETVRGKGYRMRVWDA